A window of the Verminephrobacter eiseniae EF01-2 genome harbors these coding sequences:
- a CDS encoding ABC transporter permease, producing the protein MTGFLLGLAWRSAWNRRFTLVLTVCSIALSTFMLIGVERIRTDLRDSFTSAVSGTDLIVGARTGSIQLLLYAVFHIGAATNDIRWSSVQALGQQRGVAWVVPLSLGDSHRGFPVLGTSAGYFEHLRYGDQQSLRLEQGSVFADLFDAVIGAEVADRLGYRLGQRITLAHGSGDLHLSDHADKPFRITGILARTGTPVDRTVHISLEAMQALHVDWFAGAPIPGGHIDPDRVRSMNLQPKAVTAALVGLKNRAAVFSVQRQVNQFAAEPLMSILPGVALDELWDVIGTGEQALLLMSALVAAVSMAALVSVVLAGLNERRRELAVLRAVGASPHHVLLLLALEGSMVTISGITVGIVAMVGALVAAGPWLQSAYGLTLHAAQPTNLQWALLAGLLLAGSLAGLLPGWRAYRLALADGLAPRI; encoded by the coding sequence ATGACCGGATTTCTCCTTGGCCTGGCATGGCGCAGCGCCTGGAACCGGCGCTTCACGCTCGTGCTCACCGTGTGCTCCATCGCGTTGTCGACCTTCATGCTGATCGGCGTGGAACGCATCCGCACCGATCTGCGCGACAGCTTTACCAGCGCCGTCTCGGGCACGGACCTGATCGTCGGCGCGCGGACGGGCTCCATACAGTTGCTGCTCTACGCGGTTTTCCACATTGGCGCCGCCACCAACGATATCCGCTGGAGCAGCGTGCAGGCACTCGGACAGCAACGCGGCGTTGCCTGGGTGGTGCCGCTTTCGCTGGGGGACTCGCACCGCGGATTTCCGGTACTGGGGACATCGGCGGGCTATTTCGAGCACTTGCGCTACGGCGACCAGCAATCGCTGCGCCTGGAGCAAGGCAGCGTCTTCGCGGACCTGTTCGACGCCGTGATCGGCGCCGAGGTCGCGGACCGGCTGGGCTACCGCTTGGGGCAGCGCATCACCTTGGCCCATGGCAGCGGCGATTTGCATCTTTCCGATCATGCCGACAAGCCGTTCAGGATCACGGGCATCCTGGCGCGCACCGGAACGCCCGTGGACCGCACCGTGCACATCAGCCTCGAAGCGATGCAAGCCTTGCATGTGGATTGGTTTGCCGGCGCGCCCATCCCCGGCGGTCACATCGACCCCGATCGAGTGCGCAGCATGAACCTGCAGCCCAAGGCCGTCACCGCCGCCCTCGTGGGGCTGAAGAATCGCGCTGCCGTATTTTCCGTGCAGCGGCAGGTCAACCAATTTGCCGCCGAGCCGCTGATGTCCATTTTGCCGGGGGTGGCCCTGGATGAGCTGTGGGATGTCATCGGCACCGGCGAGCAGGCGCTGCTGCTCATGTCCGCCTTGGTGGCCGCCGTCAGCATGGCCGCTCTGGTCTCGGTGGTGCTTGCCGGGCTGAACGAAAGGCGCCGGGAATTGGCGGTTCTTCGGGCCGTCGGCGCCAGTCCCCATCATGTGCTGCTGCTCCTGGCCCTGGAGGGGTCGATGGTCACCATCTCCGGCATCACCGTGGGCATTGTCGCCATGGTCGGGGCCTTGGTCGCTGCCGGCCCATGGCTACAGTCGGCCTATGGCCTGACCTTGCACGCGGCGCAACCCACAAACTTGCAATGGGCGCTGCTGGCGGGCCTGCTGCTCGCTGGCTCTCTGGCGGGCCTGCTGCCCGGCTGGCGCGCATACCGGCTGGCGCTGGCCGACGGGCTGGCGCCAAGAATCTGA
- a CDS encoding metal ABC transporter permease, giving the protein MSVMGVMGAMTTVWGPFADYEFMRRALAGCVCLSVGASPLGVILLLRRMSLVGDAMAHAILPGAALGYFFFGLSLPAMTAGGLLAGLLVVALAGMVSRLTTLREDASFASFYLISLALGVLLVSLRGSNVDLLHVLFGSVLALDDPTLLLGASIATVSVFALALIYRPLAVECFDPGFLRGMGRQGVLAHAVFMLLLVLNLVGGFHSLGTLMAVAFLILPAAAARFWVRSLGAQMALAVLCGLAGSGAGLWLSFRLGIAASSAITLCLGVLYAVSLTVGPDGGLWARRPPRRQRNMSVTAGESR; this is encoded by the coding sequence ATGAGCGTGATGGGCGTGATGGGCGCCATGACGACTGTCTGGGGGCCTTTTGCCGACTACGAATTCATGCGCCGCGCGTTGGCGGGCTGCGTTTGCCTGAGCGTGGGCGCCAGTCCGCTCGGGGTCATCTTGCTGTTGCGTCGCATGAGCTTGGTCGGCGATGCCATGGCGCATGCGATTCTTCCAGGCGCTGCCCTGGGGTATTTTTTCTTTGGCCTGTCGTTGCCGGCGATGACTGCGGGCGGGTTGCTGGCCGGACTCCTGGTGGTGGCCTTGGCGGGCATGGTGTCCCGGTTGACCACGCTGCGCGAAGACGCGAGTTTTGCGAGCTTCTATCTGATCTCGCTGGCGTTGGGGGTGCTGCTGGTCTCGCTCAGAGGCTCGAACGTTGACCTGCTGCATGTGTTGTTCGGCTCGGTGCTGGCACTCGACGATCCGACCTTGCTGTTGGGCGCCTCGATCGCCACGGTCTCGGTTTTTGCGCTGGCGCTCATCTACCGGCCTCTGGCGGTCGAGTGTTTCGATCCCGGGTTCTTGCGCGGCATGGGCCGGCAAGGGGTGCTGGCCCATGCCGTGTTCATGCTGCTGCTGGTACTCAATCTGGTGGGCGGCTTTCATTCGCTCGGGACTTTGATGGCCGTGGCCTTCCTGATATTGCCAGCCGCAGCAGCCAGGTTCTGGGTCAGGTCACTCGGCGCGCAGATGGCATTGGCCGTGCTGTGCGGCCTGGCGGGAAGTGGGGCAGGGCTGTGGCTTTCTTTTCGCCTCGGCATCGCGGCGTCATCCGCGATCACGCTGTGCCTGGGCGTGCTGTATGCCGTGTCGCTGACCGTCGGGCCTGATGGCGGCTTGTGGGCCCGGCGTCCACCCCGCCGGCAACGAAATATGTCTGTCACCGCAGGAGAATCCAGATGA
- a CDS encoding metal ABC transporter ATP-binding protein, whose protein sequence is MPFSGDGAGGPSTDIVLHGVALGYRNAVAISGLSGRFAQGSLTAIVGPNGAGKTTLLKGLLGLVRPTQGWVECRWPARAMAYLSQTNEVDRGFPITVSDFVALGLWNRVGSLRAVGRPFRQCIADAIAAVGLQGFEHTWISGLSGGQFQRVRFARVLVQDAPVVLLDEPFAGIDTPTVEDLLRLIARWHAEAKTVVTVVHDLELVRAHFPRTLALAGQGLSWGETPESLNALAAFGRAGAPSAAPAAGRS, encoded by the coding sequence TTGCCCTTTTCGGGCGACGGCGCGGGTGGGCCGTCAACGGACATCGTTTTGCATGGCGTTGCGTTGGGTTACCGAAACGCCGTTGCCATCTCCGGGCTGAGCGGAAGGTTTGCGCAGGGTTCCCTGACGGCCATCGTAGGCCCGAATGGGGCCGGCAAGACGACGCTGCTCAAGGGCTTGCTGGGGCTGGTCCGGCCGACCCAGGGGTGGGTGGAATGCCGGTGGCCTGCACGCGCGATGGCGTACCTTTCCCAAACCAACGAGGTCGATCGGGGCTTTCCGATCACCGTGTCCGATTTCGTGGCGCTGGGGCTATGGAACCGCGTCGGGAGCCTGCGCGCCGTCGGGCGTCCGTTCAGGCAGTGCATCGCCGATGCGATCGCTGCGGTGGGACTGCAGGGTTTCGAGCATACCTGGATCAGTGGTCTGTCCGGAGGTCAGTTCCAGCGCGTTCGCTTCGCGCGCGTCCTGGTGCAAGATGCGCCCGTCGTGTTGCTCGACGAGCCTTTTGCGGGGATCGACACGCCGACCGTGGAAGACCTTCTGCGGCTCATCGCACGCTGGCACGCGGAGGCGAAAACGGTCGTCACGGTCGTGCATGACCTCGAACTGGTGCGCGCGCACTTTCCCAGAACCCTGGCCCTGGCCGGCCAGGGCCTTTCGTGGGGCGAGACGCCCGAAAGCCTGAATGCCCTCGCGGCGTTCGGGCGTGCCGGCGCGCCATCGGCCGCGCCAGCAGCAGGAAGATCGTGA
- a CDS encoding metal ABC transporter solute-binding protein, Zn/Mn family, which translates to MIPRPFLKNSRRALLLMALAVSSPGWAAEPGLNVVASFSILADIAREVGGPDVSVTALVGPDGDAHMFEPTPQHARTLQRASVLVSNGLGFEGWMARLKKSAGFKGLESIASEGVKVRTFDASAQAHDSGGKGDRHHHAPRDPHAWQNVANAVIYANNIAKGFAKKDPAHAAAYRARAAAYSERLLALDAQIRRTFAALPPERRVLVTTHDAFGYYAQAYGLRIVPARGFSTQAEPSASDIARLVDQVRAQRIPAMFIENISDPRLVEQLARETGATVGGKLYSDALSPPDGPAATYLLLMQGNTATLASALAAAAQRTP; encoded by the coding sequence ATGATCCCTCGCCCGTTCTTGAAAAACTCCCGCCGCGCCTTGCTGCTGATGGCGCTGGCCGTTTCGTCTCCAGGCTGGGCCGCCGAACCCGGACTGAATGTCGTGGCGAGTTTTTCCATCCTGGCCGATATCGCCCGCGAAGTGGGCGGGCCGGATGTCAGTGTGACCGCACTGGTAGGGCCTGATGGCGACGCCCACATGTTCGAGCCGACCCCGCAGCATGCGCGAACACTGCAACGAGCGTCGGTCCTGGTGTCCAATGGATTGGGCTTCGAGGGCTGGATGGCGCGCTTGAAAAAATCTGCCGGGTTCAAAGGGCTTGAATCGATTGCCTCCGAAGGCGTCAAAGTCCGGACGTTCGATGCCTCGGCGCAGGCCCACGACAGCGGCGGCAAGGGTGACCGCCACCACCATGCGCCGCGCGATCCGCATGCCTGGCAGAACGTGGCCAACGCTGTGATCTATGCCAACAACATTGCCAAAGGGTTTGCCAAGAAGGACCCGGCGCATGCCGCCGCCTATCGGGCGCGCGCTGCGGCGTACAGCGAGCGTTTGCTGGCGCTGGACGCGCAGATTCGACGAACCTTTGCCGCGCTGCCCCCCGAGCGCCGTGTCTTGGTGACGACCCATGACGCATTCGGGTACTACGCGCAAGCCTATGGGCTGCGCATTGTGCCTGCGCGCGGTTTTTCCACGCAGGCCGAGCCATCGGCAAGCGACATCGCACGCCTGGTCGACCAAGTGCGTGCGCAGCGTATTCCTGCCATGTTCATCGAGAACATCTCGGATCCCCGGCTCGTCGAGCAACTGGCGCGCGAGACGGGCGCCACCGTTGGCGGAAAGCTGTACTCCGATGCGCTGTCTCCCCCCGATGGGCCTGCGGCAACCTATCTCCTTTTGATGCAGGGCAACACCGCCACGCTCGCCAGCGCATTGGCGGCGGCGGCGCAACGCACACCCTAG
- a CDS encoding DUF3299 domain-containing protein — protein MTTTRRLATRRHLLVAALAALAIPAYAIDYREISWDDLVPKDWDPMKSFRDLQNLDALPDTDPRIQKLYDRMRQVWDSAPTVPAMQGKEGRIAGYLVPLEEGKQGIREFLLVPYFGACIHLPPPPANQIVHVRASTPVRGLRSMDAVWVSGRFGLQRSDSTLGVSGYTMTADSVTKHQGPGGKP, from the coding sequence ATGACGACTACCCGCCGCCTGGCCACGCGCCGCCACCTCTTGGTTGCCGCCCTTGCGGCGCTCGCCATTCCGGCCTACGCCATCGACTATCGGGAGATCAGTTGGGACGATCTCGTCCCGAAGGATTGGGATCCGATGAAGTCGTTTCGTGACCTCCAGAATCTGGATGCGCTGCCAGACACTGATCCGCGCATTCAAAAGCTCTATGACCGGATGCGCCAAGTGTGGGACAGCGCGCCGACCGTGCCCGCCATGCAGGGCAAGGAAGGCAGGATTGCCGGGTATCTGGTGCCGCTCGAAGAAGGCAAGCAGGGGATTCGCGAGTTCTTGCTGGTGCCCTACTTCGGCGCCTGCATTCATCTGCCGCCGCCGCCCGCGAATCAGATCGTTCATGTCCGGGCCTCGACGCCAGTCCGGGGCCTGAGGTCGATGGATGCGGTGTGGGTGAGCGGTCGATTCGGACTACAGCGCTCCGACTCCACGCTGGGCGTCAGCGGCTACACCATGACCGCAGACAGCGTGACGAAACACCAAGGGCCAGGCGGAAAGCCTTAG
- a CDS encoding Fur family transcriptional regulator, with translation MERSTRQRSSIRTVMEAAGRPLLPGEILVAAQRDVPNIGLATVYRNLKQLMDAGEIQMVELPGEAPRYELSGHKHHHHFSCKLCHRVFDVHECPGNMMQLAPQGFVVEGHELTLYGRCNDCRSGAASQRPGAAPHVAAPGAGKMR, from the coding sequence ATGGAACGTTCAACCCGACAACGCAGTTCAATCAGAACGGTGATGGAAGCCGCCGGGCGCCCACTGTTGCCGGGCGAGATCCTCGTCGCGGCGCAGCGCGATGTGCCCAACATCGGGCTGGCCACCGTTTACCGCAACCTCAAACAGCTCATGGATGCCGGCGAGATCCAGATGGTCGAACTCCCCGGGGAGGCGCCCCGCTATGAATTGTCCGGGCACAAGCACCACCATCATTTCAGTTGCAAGCTGTGCCATCGCGTATTCGATGTGCATGAGTGCCCCGGGAACATGATGCAGCTTGCGCCGCAGGGGTTTGTCGTGGAGGGCCACGAACTGACCCTGTACGGCCGGTGCAACGACTGCCGATCGGGCGCCGCGTCACAGCGGCCCGGTGCCGCACCGCATGTCGCCGCTCCCGGAGCGGGCAAGATGCGCTGA
- the ltnD gene encoding L-threonate dehydrogenase: MRKAGIVGLGAMGAGIAQTLRANGYEVHVCDLRPGVATAFAAQGGVACNNPAEVAAACAVVVSVVVNAAQTEAVLFGAGGAAAAMKPGSTFVMCSTVDPHWSAALEDRLGQAGIHYIDAPISGGAAKAASGQMTVMSSAKPQAYAQAGAVLDAMAGKVYRLGDRAGAGSKVKIINQLLAGVHIAAAAEAMALGLREGVALDALYEVITHSAGNSWMFENRMAHVLAGDYTPLSAVDIFVKDLGLVLDAARASKFPLPLASTAHQMFMQASSAGFANEDDSAVIKIFPGIELPKGKGKGKGKGKGKA; encoded by the coding sequence ATGAGAAAAGCAGGAATCGTCGGCTTGGGCGCCATGGGCGCAGGCATCGCACAGACGCTGCGTGCCAACGGCTATGAAGTGCATGTGTGCGATCTGCGGCCGGGCGTGGCGACGGCCTTCGCTGCGCAGGGCGGCGTCGCCTGCAACAACCCCGCCGAAGTCGCGGCGGCTTGCGCGGTGGTGGTGAGCGTCGTGGTCAACGCGGCGCAGACCGAGGCCGTGCTGTTCGGCGCAGGTGGCGCAGCCGCAGCCATGAAGCCCGGCAGCACCTTCGTCATGTGTTCCACCGTCGATCCGCACTGGTCGGCCGCACTCGAAGATCGGTTGGGCCAGGCCGGCATTCATTACATCGACGCGCCGATCTCCGGCGGCGCGGCCAAGGCCGCGAGCGGGCAGATGACGGTGATGTCGTCCGCCAAGCCGCAAGCCTATGCGCAGGCGGGTGCGGTGCTCGACGCGATGGCCGGCAAGGTGTATCGCCTGGGCGACCGCGCGGGCGCGGGCAGCAAGGTCAAGATCATCAACCAGTTGCTGGCCGGCGTGCACATCGCGGCGGCGGCCGAGGCGATGGCGCTGGGCCTGCGCGAGGGCGTGGCACTGGACGCGCTCTACGAGGTGATCACGCACAGTGCGGGCAATAGCTGGATGTTCGAGAACCGCATGGCCCATGTGCTGGCGGGCGATTACACGCCGCTGTCGGCGGTCGACATCTTCGTCAAGGACCTGGGCTTGGTGCTCGATGCCGCGCGTGCGAGCAAGTTTCCGCTGCCGCTCGCGTCCACCGCGCACCAGATGTTCATGCAGGCGTCGTCCGCCGGCTTCGCCAACGAAGACGACAGCGCGGTGATCAAGATCTTCCCCGGCATCGAGTTGCCCAAAGGAAAGGGAAAGGGAAAGGGAAAGGGAAAGGGAAAGGCCTGA
- a CDS encoding VOC family protein, protein MRVAQIDHFTLRVAQDMLPVLLDFYSRVLQLRAGARPAFSFPGYWLYAGDQALVHLVGNAPGGEPATTDFLPTGKFDHVSLRTHGLKSTREHLQAQGIDWQEAQVPGIALHQIFLRDPVGLKIELTFDAAELALAGPSTRPTAY, encoded by the coding sequence ATGAGAGTCGCTCAGATCGACCATTTCACTTTGCGGGTCGCCCAGGACATGCTCCCCGTTTTGCTGGACTTCTACTCGCGCGTTCTGCAACTGCGCGCGGGTGCCCGACCCGCGTTTTCGTTTCCCGGGTACTGGCTGTACGCTGGCGATCAGGCGCTCGTGCACCTGGTTGGAAATGCGCCCGGCGGTGAGCCTGCGACAACGGATTTCTTGCCCACGGGGAAATTCGATCATGTCTCGCTGCGCACTCATGGACTGAAGAGCACACGCGAGCACCTCCAGGCACAGGGCATCGACTGGCAGGAGGCGCAGGTGCCGGGCATTGCGCTGCACCAGATCTTCCTGCGGGACCCCGTGGGGCTCAAGATCGAGCTCACCTTCGATGCGGCAGAACTCGCGCTGGCCGGCCCTTCGACCCGACCGACGGCGTACTGA